The Gordonia sp. KTR9 genome contains a region encoding:
- a CDS encoding CocE/NonD family hydrolase, whose protein sequence is MVPTPPFLPHTPSDAAALDRPWRRPGAARYALTRIRGALRPPVEVYTPDPDSMVIERDSEVLTRDGTVLRVNVHRPVGDGPFPVILSAHPYGKDNLPTPKRFGTGYTLPFQYRALRQTAPVRFSSLTSWESPDPAFWTAQGYVVVNADLRGCGHSDGIGSRFAGQEGEDVHDLVEWAAVQPWSAGRVAMLGVSYLAITQWEAAATRPPHLVAIVPWEGFTDAYRDLMRPGGIRETGFIKMWSRGVKTNRLAYDISTETAEHPLRDDYWRSLVPDLAAIEVPALVCGSFSDNNLHSRGSMRGFEKISSIEKHLYTHRGGKWATFYSAESQRAQIDFLARHLGEDSTAPQLPAVRLEVRESRDAVVDVRDESRWPPASTQWTSLFVGSEGLTSDEPDAGSISFDPAKTAVRFGITFGADTEICGPAALRLFVSVTDADDVDLFVGLEKWRGTEYVPFEGSYGFGRDRITTGWLRASLRELDPALSTPHAPVPTYERRQPLEPGEIVQVDVPLGPSATAFRHGEQLRLVIAGRWLWPRNPLTGNAPAAYESGSRGRATVHWGPDAPSRLLVPVTRG, encoded by the coding sequence ATGGTCCCGACACCGCCGTTCTTGCCTCACACACCGTCGGATGCCGCCGCGCTCGACCGCCCATGGCGCCGCCCCGGTGCGGCGCGGTACGCGTTGACGCGTATTCGAGGAGCCCTCCGTCCGCCGGTCGAGGTGTACACGCCCGATCCGGACTCGATGGTCATCGAGCGGGACTCCGAGGTGCTCACTCGCGACGGCACCGTCCTGCGGGTCAACGTCCACCGTCCCGTGGGCGACGGCCCGTTTCCGGTGATTCTCAGTGCTCACCCGTACGGCAAGGACAATCTTCCGACCCCGAAGCGGTTCGGCACGGGTTACACCCTGCCGTTCCAGTACCGCGCCCTGCGACAGACCGCGCCCGTGCGCTTCTCCTCGCTGACCAGTTGGGAGTCCCCCGATCCGGCGTTCTGGACCGCGCAGGGCTACGTCGTCGTGAACGCGGATCTGCGTGGCTGCGGCCACTCTGACGGCATCGGCAGCCGCTTTGCCGGTCAAGAGGGCGAGGACGTCCACGACCTGGTCGAGTGGGCGGCCGTGCAGCCGTGGAGCGCCGGGCGGGTCGCCATGCTGGGTGTCTCCTACCTGGCGATCACCCAGTGGGAAGCGGCAGCGACCCGACCACCACATCTCGTCGCGATCGTGCCCTGGGAGGGCTTCACCGACGCGTACCGGGATCTGATGCGCCCCGGCGGCATCCGGGAAACAGGCTTCATCAAGATGTGGAGTCGGGGGGTGAAGACCAACCGTCTCGCGTACGACATCAGCACCGAGACCGCCGAACATCCCCTGCGTGACGACTACTGGCGTTCGCTCGTGCCCGACCTCGCCGCCATCGAGGTACCCGCCCTGGTCTGCGGTAGCTTCTCCGACAACAACCTGCACAGCCGCGGATCGATGCGCGGCTTCGAGAAGATCTCGTCGATCGAGAAGCATCTCTACACCCACCGCGGCGGCAAGTGGGCGACGTTCTACTCCGCGGAATCGCAGCGAGCCCAGATCGACTTCCTCGCACGACATCTGGGAGAGGACTCCACCGCGCCGCAATTGCCGGCGGTCCGACTCGAGGTGCGCGAGAGCCGGGACGCGGTGGTCGACGTCCGCGACGAGAGCCGGTGGCCGCCGGCCTCGACGCAGTGGACCTCGCTGTTCGTCGGCTCCGAAGGGCTCACATCCGATGAGCCCGACGCCGGTTCGATCTCCTTCGATCCAGCAAAAACCGCTGTGCGCTTCGGTATCACGTTCGGCGCCGACACCGAGATCTGCGGGCCGGCGGCGCTGCGCCTGTTCGTCTCCGTCACCGACGCCGACGACGTCGACCTGTTCGTCGGACTCGAGAAGTGGCGTGGCACAGAGTACGTTCCGTTCGAGGGTTCCTACGGCTTCGGCCGTGACCGGATCACCACCGGCTGGCTGCGCGCTTCCCTGCGCGAGCTCGACCCCGCCCTGTCCACGCCCCACGCACCCGTCCCCACCTACGAACGCCGCCAACCCCTCGAGCCGGGCGAGATCGTGCAGGTCGACGTCCCGCTCGGCCCGTCCGCCACTGCATTCCGGCACGGCGAACAATTACGGTTGGTCATCGCCGGCCGTTGGTTGTGGCCGCGAAACCCGCTCACCGGCAATGCACCCGCGGCTTATGAAAGCGGTTCCCGTGGGCGGGCCACCGTGCACTGGGGACCGGACGCCCCGTCCCGGCTACTCGTGCCGGTCACCAGGGGGTGA
- a CDS encoding response regulator, which translates to MTDDLGVLIVDDDFRVAALHSTIVDAVRGFTVRARAGSIGAARQAVAEHPDIDLALLDVYLPDGSGIDLVAELDCDCFIVGAETDASAVRAAMRAGALAYLIKPFDDADLARRLAGYAQYRRVLAGENVDQHAVDAALSALRFGTRAADRAEGGSPTEQRILALFTAGTPLFADDVSREIGVAAPTARRHLANLVAAGRLKMSLQYGTTGRPRQEYRLPEA; encoded by the coding sequence ATGACCGACGACCTCGGCGTCCTGATAGTCGACGACGACTTCCGGGTCGCCGCACTGCATTCCACGATCGTCGATGCCGTGCGGGGGTTCACCGTCCGTGCGCGTGCGGGGAGCATCGGTGCCGCGCGGCAGGCGGTGGCCGAGCACCCCGACATCGACCTAGCGCTGCTGGACGTCTACCTGCCGGACGGCTCAGGCATCGATCTGGTCGCCGAACTCGACTGCGACTGCTTCATCGTCGGCGCCGAGACCGATGCATCGGCGGTGCGTGCCGCGATGCGTGCCGGTGCGCTCGCCTACCTGATCAAGCCTTTCGACGACGCCGACCTCGCACGTCGGCTGGCCGGTTACGCCCAGTACCGGCGGGTGCTGGCGGGCGAGAACGTCGACCAGCATGCCGTCGACGCCGCCCTCTCGGCACTGCGCTTCGGTACTCGCGCCGCGGACCGGGCAGAGGGTGGGTCACCGACCGAACAGCGCATCCTGGCACTGTTCACCGCCGGTACGCCGCTGTTCGCCGACGACGTCTCCCGCGAGATCGGTGTCGCGGCACCGACCGCGCGCCGGCACCTCGCGAACCTCGTCGCCGCCGGCCGCCTCAAAATGTCGCTGCAATACGGCACCACCGGCCGGCCGCGGCAGGAGTATCGGCTGCCCGAGGCGTGA
- a CDS encoding CitMHS family transporter, with product MLVALGLGMVATFMVLIITKRATPVVALILVPVAFGLFAGAGLGISDMITDGIKDLAPTAAMLFFAIIFFGIMIDVGLFDPVVRAVVRAVHDDPARLVVGTAVLAGVVSLDGDGSTTFIITTAALLPLYLKLGVSPVVLTVVAGLTNGTMNILPWGGPTARAASALNIDTNDVFVPMVPALVAALVVVLLFAYHLGVLERRRIGKLQIRDSILAPKEEVLVAAGGGTGLPPRSRRARGSGSAGTGSAAYDDAPTGDRDLSATVANPSDDDRDASFSGVLDPNRETLRPKLFWVNAGLTVALLAILGADIIAIPVLFMIFAGIALAINFPHVKQQQEAITRHSSSIVSVVAMVLAAAVLTGVFNGTGMVDAIAHWLADGIPDWMGPHMAIVIGVLSIPLTFLMSNDAFYYGVLPVLSETATRYGIDPTEMARASITGQTVHMQSPLVPAILLLVALAGVSLADHHKKVLWRATVVSLVMLAVGVLVGAIPF from the coding sequence ATGTTGGTAGCACTCGGCCTCGGGATGGTCGCCACCTTCATGGTGCTGATCATCACCAAGCGGGCGACGCCCGTGGTGGCGCTGATCCTCGTCCCCGTCGCCTTCGGCCTCTTCGCCGGTGCCGGCCTCGGCATCAGCGACATGATCACCGACGGCATCAAAGACCTCGCCCCGACGGCCGCGATGCTGTTCTTCGCGATCATCTTCTTCGGGATCATGATCGACGTCGGCCTCTTCGACCCGGTGGTCCGGGCGGTCGTCCGCGCCGTGCACGACGACCCGGCGCGTCTGGTGGTCGGCACCGCGGTGCTCGCCGGTGTCGTATCCCTCGACGGCGACGGTTCGACGACCTTCATCATCACGACGGCCGCACTGCTGCCGCTGTACCTCAAGCTCGGTGTCAGCCCGGTCGTCCTCACCGTCGTGGCCGGACTCACCAACGGCACGATGAACATCCTCCCGTGGGGCGGACCCACCGCCCGCGCCGCGAGTGCGCTGAACATCGACACCAACGACGTCTTCGTCCCGATGGTCCCCGCGCTGGTGGCCGCTCTGGTCGTCGTGCTGCTCTTCGCCTATCACCTCGGTGTGCTGGAACGCCGCCGCATCGGCAAGCTGCAGATCAGGGACTCGATCCTCGCACCGAAGGAGGAGGTGCTCGTCGCCGCCGGCGGTGGGACCGGCTTGCCGCCCCGGAGTCGTCGTGCACGCGGTTCGGGTTCGGCCGGGACCGGCTCAGCCGCTTACGACGACGCCCCCACCGGCGATCGCGACCTGAGCGCCACCGTCGCGAACCCGAGTGACGACGACCGCGATGCGTCCTTCTCGGGCGTCCTCGATCCCAACCGGGAAACCCTGCGCCCCAAGCTCTTCTGGGTGAACGCGGGCCTCACCGTGGCTCTGCTGGCCATCCTCGGCGCCGACATCATCGCCATCCCCGTGCTGTTCATGATCTTCGCCGGGATCGCCCTGGCCATCAACTTCCCGCACGTCAAGCAGCAGCAGGAGGCCATCACCCGGCACAGTTCCAGCATCGTGTCGGTGGTCGCCATGGTCCTCGCCGCCGCCGTGCTCACCGGGGTCTTCAACGGCACCGGAATGGTCGACGCCATCGCGCACTGGCTCGCCGACGGCATCCCCGACTGGATGGGCCCCCACATGGCCATCGTGATCGGCGTGCTCTCGATCCCGCTCACCTTCCTGATGAGCAACGACGCCTTCTACTACGGAGTGCTGCCGGTGCTGTCGGAGACCGCGACCCGCTACGGCATCGACCCCACGGAGATGGCTCGCGCCTCGATCACCGGCCAGACCGTGCACATGCAGAGCCCGCTCGTCCCGGCCATCCTGCTGCTGGTCGCGCTGGCCGGGGTCTCCCTTGCCGACCACCACAAGAAGGTCCTGTGGCGCGCCACGGTCGTCTCCCTGGTGATGCTCGCAGTCGGCGTCCTGGTCGGGGCCATCCCGTTCTGA
- a CDS encoding carboxylesterase family protein, translating to MTEPPLTGPTFECPAGTIMARVDGQVLRATGIRYAHAARFEQPSPQPPAAAPIDATSWSPACPQRDGEGIVHNTFGDAALGEMVGDEHAQYVSVTVPVDRGPDELLPVMVWIHGGSYIIGAADAPCHDPAALVAEQRVIVVSVTYRLGLFGFLGDGVTRPANLGVLDMIEALRWVQRNISSFGGNPDAVTVFGESAGGDAIAQLMAADGVPGLFHRAIIQSAPLGITRRRERLHADMFAASHTVSESATVEEVLAVQDSMMAPKAILRHGLPAFMSFGPQYGHHPLPSESEVDAVWAERARDVEVLIGWNSREAGFFTAAIGGVSSLPAVPVVGSRLYECLVHRLTSAIYTSAADRFARRHRRAGGEAAQYVIDWGADDHPLRAVHTVDIPLLFGSPEIWAGAPILAGHDADRAERDGRQLRRIWADFARNGWTSPGDVPGLIRFP from the coding sequence ATGACTGAGCCACCCCTGACGGGCCCGACCTTCGAGTGCCCCGCCGGGACGATCATGGCTCGCGTGGACGGACAGGTCCTCCGCGCCACGGGTATTCGCTACGCGCATGCGGCGCGCTTCGAGCAACCGTCCCCGCAACCACCGGCCGCCGCGCCGATCGACGCGACGTCGTGGTCTCCGGCATGCCCGCAGCGCGACGGCGAGGGGATCGTCCACAACACCTTCGGCGACGCCGCGTTGGGCGAGATGGTCGGCGATGAGCACGCGCAGTACGTGTCGGTCACGGTGCCGGTGGATCGGGGACCTGACGAGCTGCTCCCGGTGATGGTCTGGATACACGGCGGGTCCTACATCATCGGCGCCGCCGACGCTCCCTGCCACGACCCGGCGGCGCTGGTCGCCGAGCAGCGGGTGATCGTGGTGTCGGTGACCTATCGCCTCGGCCTGTTCGGCTTCCTCGGCGACGGCGTCACGCGCCCTGCGAATCTCGGCGTGCTCGACATGATCGAGGCGCTGCGTTGGGTGCAGCGGAACATCTCGTCGTTCGGCGGAAATCCCGACGCGGTCACCGTGTTCGGCGAATCGGCGGGCGGGGACGCGATCGCGCAGCTGATGGCGGCCGACGGTGTGCCGGGTCTGTTCCACCGCGCCATCATCCAGAGCGCGCCGCTCGGCATCACCCGCCGGCGCGAGCGGTTGCATGCCGACATGTTCGCAGCGTCGCACACGGTGTCGGAATCCGCCACGGTCGAGGAGGTCCTAGCCGTTCAGGATTCGATGATGGCTCCGAAAGCGATTTTGCGACACGGACTACCGGCGTTCATGTCCTTCGGGCCGCAGTACGGTCATCATCCGCTGCCGTCTGAGAGCGAGGTGGACGCGGTGTGGGCGGAGCGTGCCCGGGATGTCGAGGTCTTGATCGGTTGGAACAGCCGTGAGGCCGGGTTCTTCACCGCTGCCATCGGTGGGGTGTCGTCGTTGCCCGCGGTGCCGGTGGTCGGTTCCCGCCTGTACGAGTGCCTCGTTCATCGACTGACGAGTGCCATCTACACGTCTGCGGCCGATCGCTTCGCTCGGCGACACCGGCGGGCCGGTGGTGAGGCCGCCCAGTACGTCATCGACTGGGGAGCCGACGATCACCCGCTCCGCGCGGTGCACACCGTCGACATCCCGTTGCTGTTCGGAAGTCCGGAGATCTGGGCAGGGGCTCCCATCCTGGCCGGACATGACGCCGACCGGGCTGAGCGAGACGGTCGGCAGCTCCGCCGGATCTGGGCCGATTTCGCCCGGAACGGGTGGACCTCACCGGGCGACGTGCCCGGTCTGATCCGGTTCCCGTGA
- the dinB gene encoding DNA polymerase IV, whose translation MHIERRERRDASILHADLDSFYASVEQRDDPALRGRPVLVGGGVVLAASYEAKARGVRSPMPGHEARALCPDAVVVSPRFEAYMEASREVFDIFHDTTPVVEGISVDEAFLDVGGLGRISGTPHEVAATIRRRVREEVGLPITVGGARSKFLAKVASAVGKPDGLLIVEPGTELDFLHPLPVRRLWGVGPVTEAKLHDAGVETVGQLAALGERSLRGIVGSGSGRHLFALSLAQDPRRVETGKRRSSIGSQRALGRRPKSEADLEATITAIVERLGKRLRTAERVCRTVVLRLRFDDFTRATRSRTLLESTDRTDLIMASARGLLADAMPIIRDRGCTLVGLSLTNLDDHDNIQLTLPFDTDHAEELDATMDLLKERFGRDSVTRAVLIGRTHGDDAPMLPD comes from the coding sequence ATGCACATCGAGCGTCGGGAGCGGCGAGACGCGTCGATCCTGCACGCCGATCTCGACTCGTTCTACGCGTCGGTCGAGCAGCGGGACGACCCGGCACTGCGGGGGCGACCCGTCCTCGTCGGCGGGGGAGTCGTCCTCGCGGCGAGCTATGAGGCCAAGGCGCGCGGCGTGCGATCGCCGATGCCCGGCCACGAGGCGCGCGCACTGTGCCCCGACGCAGTGGTGGTGTCCCCGCGATTCGAGGCCTACATGGAGGCCAGTCGCGAGGTCTTCGACATCTTCCACGACACGACTCCGGTGGTGGAGGGGATCTCGGTCGACGAGGCATTCCTCGATGTCGGCGGTCTCGGTCGCATCAGCGGAACGCCGCACGAGGTGGCGGCGACGATCCGGCGGCGCGTCCGGGAGGAGGTGGGACTGCCGATCACGGTCGGCGGTGCGCGCAGCAAGTTCCTCGCCAAGGTCGCCAGCGCCGTCGGCAAGCCCGACGGCCTCCTCATCGTCGAACCGGGTACCGAGCTCGACTTCCTGCATCCGCTCCCGGTCCGCCGGCTGTGGGGCGTCGGACCGGTCACCGAGGCCAAACTGCACGATGCGGGCGTCGAGACGGTGGGTCAACTGGCCGCCCTCGGGGAGCGATCGTTGCGCGGCATCGTCGGTTCAGGTTCCGGTAGACACCTCTTCGCGTTGTCGCTCGCGCAAGACCCGCGGCGGGTCGAGACCGGCAAGAGGCGCAGCTCGATCGGTTCGCAGCGCGCGCTCGGCCGGCGCCCGAAATCCGAGGCCGACCTCGAGGCGACGATCACCGCGATCGTCGAGCGGCTGGGCAAACGACTCCGAACGGCCGAGCGGGTCTGCCGGACGGTGGTGCTGCGGTTGCGCTTCGACGACTTCACCCGGGCCACCCGGTCCCGCACGTTGCTCGAGTCCACCGACCGCACCGACCTCATCATGGCGTCGGCGCGCGGTCTCCTCGCCGATGCCATGCCGATCATCCGCGACCGGGGGTGCACCCTCGTCGGACTGTCGCTGACCAACCTGGACGACCACGACAACATCCAGTTGACCCTGCCCTTCGACACCGACCACGCCGAAGAGCTCGACGCGACGATGGATCTGCTGAAGGAGCGGTTCGGTCGCGACTCCGTCACCCGCGCGGTGCTCATCGGACGGACCCACGGCGACGACGCACCGATGTTGCCCGACTGA
- a CDS encoding alpha/beta hydrolase: MTTPSPDTIVLIHGLWVTPRSWEEWITYYQDKGYRVIAPAYPGFEVEVEALRENSDVIANLTVPATVDHLTEIIRALPTPPIIMGHSFGGVLTQLLVARGLGAAAVVIDSAPTEGVRAQPLSQVRSLLPILKRFSNRHKAAGFTPAEWHYAFTNTLSDEDSRAVYDRYAIAAPGSWVWKYGVFANLTPGHQETWVDYRRDDRAPLLFIAGGADHIMPPAVNKSNAKKYRRSKAVTEYHEFPGRSHWTCGEPGWEKVADHALRWAEEHSGRAALPS; encoded by the coding sequence ATGACCACACCGTCCCCCGACACCATCGTCCTCATCCACGGCCTGTGGGTCACGCCCCGGTCCTGGGAGGAGTGGATCACCTACTACCAGGACAAGGGGTATCGGGTCATCGCGCCCGCCTATCCCGGCTTCGAGGTGGAGGTCGAGGCGCTGCGCGAGAACTCCGATGTGATCGCGAACCTCACCGTGCCCGCGACCGTCGACCATCTCACCGAGATCATCCGTGCGCTGCCGACGCCGCCGATCATCATGGGCCACTCCTTCGGAGGCGTCCTCACGCAGCTGCTGGTCGCGCGCGGTCTGGGCGCGGCCGCCGTGGTGATCGACTCGGCGCCGACCGAAGGTGTACGCGCGCAACCGCTCTCACAAGTGCGATCGCTGCTCCCGATCCTCAAGCGCTTCTCGAACCGGCACAAGGCCGCCGGCTTCACACCCGCAGAGTGGCACTACGCGTTCACCAACACACTGAGCGACGAGGATTCGCGCGCGGTGTACGACCGGTACGCGATAGCCGCGCCCGGATCGTGGGTGTGGAAGTACGGCGTCTTCGCGAACCTCACACCGGGACATCAGGAGACCTGGGTGGACTACCGGCGCGACGACCGTGCACCGCTGCTGTTCATCGCCGGCGGGGCCGACCACATCATGCCGCCGGCGGTGAACAAGTCGAACGCGAAGAAGTACCGTCGGTCGAAGGCGGTGACGGAGTATCACGAGTTCCCCGGAAGATCCCATTGGACCTGCGGTGAGCCGGGGTGGGAGAAGGTCGCCGACCATGCGCTCCGGTGGGCCGAGGAGCACTCCGGGCGGGCGGCGTTGCCGAGTTGA
- a CDS encoding sensor histidine kinase gives MRLRTQVLLLQLAVIAVSLVVGFGLVIAGADDRVREEYAQRALAIAQSVAADAEVRSEVAAHPGTRVKASDLLDGPLQRQAAAVRARTGALFVVIGNDRGIRLAHPEASELARMVSTDPSKVLSGSDDVTTDRGTLGESVRAKVPVLSADGTVVGFISVGVSTERLASETRSDIIATSLLALTALGIGAVGSALLARRWRRLTLGLESDELAELVREQGAVLHSMADGVLAVDADGIVRVVNDRARALLAVDAPVGTPAADLGLSPRVAAVLATPTAEPLAASVGERVVLVSSHRVRADGRDLGMVLSVIDRTDVEALSREVDSIRSMSTALRAQRHETANRMHVLAGLLRHGHADEALAYLDEVTGTGPGGALLTGLDNVREPHLHAFLDAKAAQARERRVVLRLGDQTWLQGALTEPVVVTTVLGNLVDNAIDAAGSGDGTGAESGTGETGEVEVEVIADDDTILVTVGDSGPGISFDDPDDVFAEGATTKSGAHVPGGRGMGLALARQIARRIGGDVWVADAGGQAPGEQELGGAVFVARLPGVLAPTEGTESSNAGELGDTDEPGGH, from the coding sequence ATGCGTTTGCGGACGCAGGTGCTGCTCCTGCAGCTGGCGGTGATCGCCGTCAGCCTCGTCGTCGGGTTCGGTCTGGTCATCGCCGGCGCCGACGACCGCGTGCGGGAGGAATACGCACAGCGGGCTCTCGCGATCGCCCAGTCGGTCGCCGCCGATGCCGAGGTCCGCAGCGAGGTGGCCGCCCATCCGGGCACCCGAGTGAAGGCGTCCGACCTGCTCGACGGCCCGCTCCAGCGTCAGGCCGCGGCTGTGCGGGCGCGCACCGGAGCCCTGTTCGTCGTCATCGGCAACGATCGCGGCATTCGTCTCGCTCACCCGGAGGCGTCGGAGCTCGCCAGGATGGTGTCCACCGACCCGTCGAAGGTGCTGTCCGGGTCGGACGACGTCACCACCGACCGGGGCACGCTCGGGGAATCGGTACGGGCGAAGGTTCCGGTCCTGAGCGCGGACGGCACGGTGGTCGGGTTCATCAGCGTCGGCGTCTCCACCGAACGGCTGGCGTCGGAGACCCGCAGCGACATCATCGCGACCTCGCTCCTCGCGCTCACGGCACTGGGCATCGGCGCGGTGGGCTCGGCGCTGCTGGCTCGCCGCTGGCGTCGGCTCACGCTCGGATTGGAGTCCGACGAACTGGCCGAACTCGTCCGGGAACAGGGTGCGGTGCTGCACTCGATGGCCGACGGCGTGCTCGCCGTCGACGCCGACGGCATCGTCCGCGTCGTCAACGACAGGGCGCGTGCACTGCTCGCCGTCGACGCACCCGTCGGCACGCCGGCCGCCGACCTCGGCCTCAGCCCGCGGGTGGCCGCCGTCCTGGCCACGCCGACCGCCGAGCCACTCGCCGCGAGTGTCGGTGAGCGGGTCGTCTTGGTGAGCTCGCATCGGGTGCGCGCCGACGGCCGCGATCTCGGCATGGTCCTGTCGGTGATCGACCGCACCGACGTCGAGGCGCTGAGCCGCGAGGTGGACTCGATCCGATCGATGAGCACCGCCCTACGCGCGCAGCGTCACGAGACGGCCAACCGGATGCACGTGCTCGCCGGCCTCCTCCGGCACGGACACGCCGACGAAGCGCTGGCCTACCTGGACGAGGTCACCGGCACCGGACCGGGCGGAGCGCTCCTCACCGGACTCGACAATGTGCGCGAGCCGCATCTGCACGCATTTCTCGATGCGAAGGCGGCCCAGGCACGGGAGCGCCGCGTCGTGTTGCGACTGGGCGACCAGACCTGGCTCCAGGGTGCGCTCACCGAACCCGTCGTCGTCACCACCGTGCTCGGCAACCTCGTCGACAACGCCATCGATGCCGCCGGCTCGGGCGATGGCACGGGAGCCGAATCCGGCACGGGGGAGACCGGGGAGGTCGAGGTCGAGGTGATCGCCGACGACGACACCATCCTGGTCACCGTCGGGGACTCGGGTCCGGGCATCTCCTTCGACGATCCCGACGACGTCTTCGCCGAGGGCGCCACGACGAAGTCGGGCGCGCACGTGCCCGGCGGCCGCGGCATGGGCCTCGCTCTGGCCCGGCAGATCGCGCGTCGAATCGGTGGGGACGTCTGGGTCGCCGACGCGGGTGGGCAGGCTCCCGGCGAGCAAGAACTCGGCGGAGCCGTGTTCGTCGCCCGCCTGCCGGGGGTGCTCGCGCCGACGGAGGGCACCGAGAGCAGCAACGCCGGGGAACTCGGCGACACCGACGAGCCGGGAGGCCACTGA
- a CDS encoding TrpB-like pyridoxal phosphate-dependent enzyme — protein sequence MTTRVEPGAGSGASGPSVAGAGSPDLITVDVPTHWYNLAAELDSPIPPHLHPGTREPVGPDDLAALFPSGLIAQEVSTEPYIEIPDPVREIYRMWRPSPLIRARRFEQALNTKARIYVKYEGVSPVGSHKTNSAVAQAYYNSIDGVTKLTTETGAGQWGSALAFAGAQFGIDVEVWQVRASYSSKPYRGFLIRTYGGTIHPSPSELTESGRAMLAKDPDTTGSLGMAVSEAVEVAAADPDTRYALGSVLNHVVLHQSVIGQEAVEQLNAVEPGGADIVFGCAGGGSNLAGLSFPFLREKLHGRSDPRVVAAEPAACPSITQGEYRYDHGDVAGLTPLLKMHTLGMDFVPDPIHAGGLRYHGMAPALSHTVELGLVQGVAISQHDAFAAGVQFARTQGIVPAPESTHAIAACAAHVADSDKEEVVVIGLSGHGQLDLPAYAEFLEGNF from the coding sequence ATGACGACGCGTGTTGAACCCGGCGCCGGGAGCGGAGCGAGCGGGCCGAGTGTTGCGGGTGCGGGCAGTCCGGATCTGATCACGGTGGATGTGCCGACGCATTGGTACAACCTCGCCGCCGAGCTCGACTCCCCGATCCCGCCGCACCTGCATCCCGGCACCAGGGAGCCGGTCGGCCCGGACGATCTCGCCGCACTGTTCCCGAGTGGGCTCATCGCGCAGGAGGTGTCCACCGAGCCCTACATCGAGATCCCGGATCCGGTACGCGAGATCTACCGCATGTGGCGGCCGTCGCCGTTGATCCGCGCGCGCCGTTTCGAACAGGCGCTGAACACCAAGGCGCGGATCTACGTGAAATACGAGGGCGTGAGTCCGGTCGGCAGTCACAAGACCAATTCCGCTGTCGCGCAGGCTTACTACAACAGCATCGATGGTGTCACCAAACTGACCACGGAGACCGGGGCCGGGCAATGGGGCAGCGCGCTCGCATTCGCCGGCGCGCAGTTCGGTATCGACGTCGAGGTGTGGCAGGTGCGTGCGTCGTACAGCTCGAAGCCGTACCGCGGGTTCCTGATCCGCACCTACGGCGGCACCATCCACCCGAGTCCCTCGGAGCTGACCGAGTCGGGCCGTGCGATGCTCGCCAAGGACCCCGACACCACCGGGAGCCTGGGCATGGCGGTCAGCGAGGCCGTCGAGGTCGCCGCCGCCGATCCCGATACCCGGTACGCACTGGGCAGCGTGCTCAATCACGTGGTCCTGCACCAGAGCGTCATCGGGCAGGAGGCCGTCGAGCAGCTGAACGCAGTGGAGCCCGGCGGTGCCGACATCGTGTTCGGTTGCGCCGGAGGCGGTTCGAATCTGGCCGGGTTGTCGTTCCCGTTCCTGCGGGAGAAGCTGCACGGTCGCTCGGACCCGCGGGTCGTCGCCGCGGAGCCCGCCGCGTGCCCGTCGATCACGCAGGGGGAGTACCGCTACGATCACGGTGACGTCGCCGGACTCACGCCGCTGCTCAAGATGCACACTCTCGGAATGGATTTCGTGCCCGATCCGATCCACGCCGGTGGTCTGCGCTACCACGGCATGGCACCGGCGTTGAGCCACACGGTGGAGCTCGGTCTGGTCCAGGGCGTCGCCATCTCCCAGCATGATGCGTTCGCCGCGGGCGTGCAGTTCGCCCGGACCCAGGGCATCGTCCCGGCCCCTGAATCGACCCACGCGATCGCGGCCTGCGCCGCGCACGTCGCCGACAGCGACAAGGAGGAGGTCGTGGTGATCGGATTGTCGGGCCACGGCCAACTCGATCTGCCGGCCTACGCCGAGTTCCTCGAGGGCAACTTCTGA